A window from Theobroma cacao cultivar B97-61/B2 chromosome 3, Criollo_cocoa_genome_V2, whole genome shotgun sequence encodes these proteins:
- the LOC18605150 gene encoding protein DEK isoform X1 produces the protein MATETLEEKKPEEEEEEAAPVNAKEEVKEDKEKQEESKEVFDKQVSGESEEKKELDDKEGEKQEEKEEEKKEEKVEKAEETKEEEEKEEEGSKKSKGSSRKRSSRKEPTVSKKPSRESSENKKASQESAEKKEPVTPSSDRPTRERKVVERYSAPSVARSSSGKPLSIEKGRGTQLKDIPNVAFKLSKRKPDDNLQMLHMILFGKKAKPHGLKRNIGQFSGFVWAENEQEKQKSKVKEKLDKCVKEKLVDFCDLLNIPITRATVKKEEVSAKLLEFLESPHATTDVLLADKEQKGKKRKATPSRNISSGEASDTSAKKRRTSQGGEKRKHSPKAEEEDEDDDKVESPDTKGDSNEDNADTIPKEESDDEDTKSEEEDEPKKSTNKSTSKKIAKESPESKGKDKSTSGRKVTPAKSVKSPSKPSKRSSGSTAKQVSSDVDGTSGSKSKGSVSKKQKVEKESSKDGSFFTKDKVAGRKRTNKSPAKVSAKTQGKGKSAKKPKAEPSREEIHDVVVDILKEVDFNTATLSDILRQLGTHFDLDLMHRKAEVKDIITDVINNMSDEDEEGEESEENADTGGEAGKDGDGDDDD, from the exons ATGGCGACGGAAACCCTAGAAGAGAAGAAACcagaggaggaggaggaggaggctGCTCCGGTTAACGCTAAAGAGGAGGTTAAAGAAGACAAAGAGAAACAGGAGGAAAGCAAGGAGGTTTTCGACAAACAAGTTTCTGGGGAAAGTGAGGAAAAGAAGGAACTTGACGATAAAGAGGGAGAAAAACAGGAggaaaaagaggaagagaaaaaagaggaGAAAGTAGAGAAAGCTGAGGAGACTaaggaggaagaagagaaagaagaggaaGGGAGTAAGAAATCGAAAGGGAGTAGTCGAAAGCGAAGCTCCAGGAAGGAGCCAACTGTGTCTAAGAAACCGAGTCGAGAATCGtctgaaaacaaaaaagcGAGTCAGGAATCGGCCGAGAAGAAAGAGCCTGTGACGCCGAGTAGTGATAGGCCCACGAGGGAAAGGAAAGTGGTGGAGAGATATTCAGCTCCTTCCGTTGCCAGGTCTTCATCTGGCAAACCTTTGTCAATTGaaaag GGTCGCGGTACACAGCTTAAAGATATTCCAAATG TGGCTTTCAAGTTGTCGAAGAGAAAACCTGATGACAATCTGCAGATGCTTCATATGATACTTTTTGGAAAGAAAGCAAAG cCTCACGGTTTGAAGAGAAACATTGGCCAGTTTTCAGGTTTTGTTTGGGCTGAGAATGAG caggaaaaacaaaaatccaaAGTAAAGGAAAAACTTGACAAATGTGTTAAGGAAAAATTGGTTGATTTCTGTGATTTGCTGAATATTCCAATAACGAGGGCCACTGTAAAAAAG GAGGAAGTCTCTGCCAAATTGTTGGAATTTCTGGAATCTCCCCATGCTACAACTGATGTTCTACTGGCTGACAAGGAACAG AAAGGTAAAAAGCGTAAAGCTACACCAAGTAGAAACATCAGTTCAGGGGAAGCATCAGATACATCAGCCAAG AAGCGAAGAACAAGCCAAGGTGGGGAAAAGCGTAAGCATTCACCCAAAGCTGAGGAAGAAGATGAGGATGATGATAAAGTTGAATCTCCTGACACTAAGGGTGATTCTAATGAAGACAATGCTGACACTATACCAAAAGAAGAGAGTGATGATGAAGATACTAAATCAGAGGAAGAAGATGAACCCAAGAAGTCCACCAACAAAAGCACTTCAAAAAAGATTGCAAAGGAGAGTCCAGAATCAAAAGGCAAGGATAAATCTACATCTGGAAGGAAGGTTACACCTGCAAAATCTGTGAAAAGTCCTTCAAAACCTAGCAAAAGATCTTCTGGATCAACTGCAAAACAAGTTTCTAGTGATGTTGATGGGACTTCTGGCTCCAAATCAAAGGGTTCTGTGTcaaaaaaacagaaagttgAAAAGGAAAGCTCGAAGGATGGAAGTTTTTTCACCAAGGACAAGGTTGCTGGCAGGAAGCGAACAAACAAGTCACCTGCAAAGGTTTCTGCCAAGACTCAAG GTAAAGGCAAAAGTGCCAAGAAGCCTAAAGCAGAGCCTAGCAGAGAAGAGATTCATGATGTGGTGGTAGATATTCTAAAAGAAGTGGACTTCAACACT GCAACATTATCTGATATTCTTCGGCAACTTG GTACGCACTTTGATCTGGATTTGATGCACAGGAAAGCTGAGGTGAAGGATATTATTACTGATGTGATAAATAACATGTCCGATGAGGATGAGGAAGGGGAGGAAAGTGAGGAGAATGCTGATACAGGTGGTGAAGCTGGTAAAGATGGGGATGGGGATGATGATGATTAG
- the LOC18605151 gene encoding omega-hydroxypalmitate O-feruloyl transferase — MADVSNGTFEFSVKQGEPSRVLPAEETEKGLYYLSNLDQNIAVIIRTIYFFRSESKGNEDAVEVVKNGLSKILVYHYPLAGRLTISSEGKLIVDCTEEGAVFVEAEANCGLEEIGDITKPDPATLGKLVYEIPGAQNLLEIPLLVIQVTKFKCGGFAIGMSMNHCMLDGISAMEFMNGWGEVARGLPLKIPPFLDRGILKARIPPKMEFSHHEFDEIEDISNTSKLYEGEEMLYRSFLFDPDKLRQLKEKATEDGVVSQCTTFEVLAGFVWRARCQALNLLPEQLTKLLFAVDGRKRFIPPLPQGYAGNGIVLTNSIATAGELIEKPLSFAVGLIQQAVGLATDSYMRSAIDYFEVTRARPSLAGTVLLTTWAKLSFYSIDFGWGEAISSGPVALPEKPVILFLPSQKDKKSINLLLGLPASAMNIFEELMQI; from the exons ATGGCGGATGTTAGCAATGGTACCTTTGAATTTAGCGTTAAGCAAGGAGAACCAAGTCGGGTTCTTCCAGCAGAAGAGACAGAGAAGGGTCTCTACTACCTCTCAAACCTTGACCAAAACATTGCAGTGATCATTCGTACTATTTACTTCTTTAGGTCTGAGTCCAAAGGAAATGAGGATGCTGTGGAAGTAGTAAAGAATGGGCTGTCAAAGATCCTTGTTTACCATTATCCACTTGCTGGGCGGCTAACAATCAGTTCGGAAGGAAAGCTCATAGTGGACTGCACTGAGGAGGGTGCTGTCTTCGTTGAGGCTGAAGCTAATTGTGGACTAGAGGAGATTGGAGACATAACAAAGCCTGATCCTGCTACTCTTGGAAAGTTGGTTTATGAGATTCCTGGTGCTCAAAATTTACTTGAGATACCTCTTTTGGTGATTCAG GTGACTAAATTCAAGTGTGGAGGATTTGCTATTGGGATGAGCATGAACCACTGTATGCTGGATGGAATTAGTGCTATGGAATTTATGAACGGGTGGGGTGAAGTTGCCAGAGGCTTGCCCTTAAAGATCCCTCCATTTTTAGATAGAGGCATACTTAAAGCCCGCATCCCacctaaaatggaattttCACACCACGAATTCGATGAGATTGAAGATATATCAAACACAAGCAAACTCTATGAAGGAGAAGAAATGCTCTATAGGTCATTCCTTTTTGACCCAGATAAGCTCAGACAGCTCAAGGAAAAAGCCACGGAAGATGGAGTTGTATCCCAGTGCACCACATTTGAAGTCCTAGCAGGCTTTGTCTGGAGAGCTCGGTGCCAAGCATTAAACTTGCTTCCCGAGCAACTGACTAAGCTTCTCTTTGCTGTTGATGGACGGAAAAGATTTATCCCTCCATTACCTCAAGGCTATGCTGGTAACGGGATTGTGTTAACGAACTCAATAGCTACTGCTGGCGAGTTAATTGAGAAGCCGTTGTCCTTCGCGGTGGGATTAATTCAACAGGCGGTTGGATTGGCTACAGACAGCTATATGCGATCGGCCATTGACTATTTTGAAGTAACAAGAGCAAGGCCTTCTTTGGCTGGAACTGTTCTGCTTACAACTTGGGCTAAGCTATCTTTCTACTCAATAGACTTTGGGTGGGGAGAAGCTATATCTTCGGGGCCAGTAGCTTTGCCAGAAAAGCCAGTTATTCTTTTCCTGCCTAGTCAGAAAGACAAGAAAAGCATTAATTTGCTTTTGGGGTTGCCAGCTTCTGCAATGAATATCTTTGAAGAACTAATGCAGATTTAA
- the LOC18605150 gene encoding protein DEK isoform X2 — MATETLEEKKPEEEEEEAAPVNAKEEVKEDKEKQEESKEVFDKQVSGESEEKKELDDKEGEKQEEKEEEKKEEKVEKAEETKEEEEKEEEGSKKSKGSSRKRSSRKEPTVSKKPSRESSENKKASQESAEKKEPVTPSSDRPTRERKVVERYSAPSVARSSSGKPLSIEKGRGTQLKDIPNVAFKLSKRKPDDNLQMLHMILFGKKAKPHGLKRNIGQFSGFVWAENEEKQKSKVKEKLDKCVKEKLVDFCDLLNIPITRATVKKEEVSAKLLEFLESPHATTDVLLADKEQKGKKRKATPSRNISSGEASDTSAKKRRTSQGGEKRKHSPKAEEEDEDDDKVESPDTKGDSNEDNADTIPKEESDDEDTKSEEEDEPKKSTNKSTSKKIAKESPESKGKDKSTSGRKVTPAKSVKSPSKPSKRSSGSTAKQVSSDVDGTSGSKSKGSVSKKQKVEKESSKDGSFFTKDKVAGRKRTNKSPAKVSAKTQGKGKSAKKPKAEPSREEIHDVVVDILKEVDFNTATLSDILRQLGTHFDLDLMHRKAEVKDIITDVINNMSDEDEEGEESEENADTGGEAGKDGDGDDDD, encoded by the exons ATGGCGACGGAAACCCTAGAAGAGAAGAAACcagaggaggaggaggaggaggctGCTCCGGTTAACGCTAAAGAGGAGGTTAAAGAAGACAAAGAGAAACAGGAGGAAAGCAAGGAGGTTTTCGACAAACAAGTTTCTGGGGAAAGTGAGGAAAAGAAGGAACTTGACGATAAAGAGGGAGAAAAACAGGAggaaaaagaggaagagaaaaaagaggaGAAAGTAGAGAAAGCTGAGGAGACTaaggaggaagaagagaaagaagaggaaGGGAGTAAGAAATCGAAAGGGAGTAGTCGAAAGCGAAGCTCCAGGAAGGAGCCAACTGTGTCTAAGAAACCGAGTCGAGAATCGtctgaaaacaaaaaagcGAGTCAGGAATCGGCCGAGAAGAAAGAGCCTGTGACGCCGAGTAGTGATAGGCCCACGAGGGAAAGGAAAGTGGTGGAGAGATATTCAGCTCCTTCCGTTGCCAGGTCTTCATCTGGCAAACCTTTGTCAATTGaaaag GGTCGCGGTACACAGCTTAAAGATATTCCAAATG TGGCTTTCAAGTTGTCGAAGAGAAAACCTGATGACAATCTGCAGATGCTTCATATGATACTTTTTGGAAAGAAAGCAAAG cCTCACGGTTTGAAGAGAAACATTGGCCAGTTTTCAGGTTTTGTTTGGGCTGAGAATGAG gaaaaacaaaaatccaaAGTAAAGGAAAAACTTGACAAATGTGTTAAGGAAAAATTGGTTGATTTCTGTGATTTGCTGAATATTCCAATAACGAGGGCCACTGTAAAAAAG GAGGAAGTCTCTGCCAAATTGTTGGAATTTCTGGAATCTCCCCATGCTACAACTGATGTTCTACTGGCTGACAAGGAACAG AAAGGTAAAAAGCGTAAAGCTACACCAAGTAGAAACATCAGTTCAGGGGAAGCATCAGATACATCAGCCAAG AAGCGAAGAACAAGCCAAGGTGGGGAAAAGCGTAAGCATTCACCCAAAGCTGAGGAAGAAGATGAGGATGATGATAAAGTTGAATCTCCTGACACTAAGGGTGATTCTAATGAAGACAATGCTGACACTATACCAAAAGAAGAGAGTGATGATGAAGATACTAAATCAGAGGAAGAAGATGAACCCAAGAAGTCCACCAACAAAAGCACTTCAAAAAAGATTGCAAAGGAGAGTCCAGAATCAAAAGGCAAGGATAAATCTACATCTGGAAGGAAGGTTACACCTGCAAAATCTGTGAAAAGTCCTTCAAAACCTAGCAAAAGATCTTCTGGATCAACTGCAAAACAAGTTTCTAGTGATGTTGATGGGACTTCTGGCTCCAAATCAAAGGGTTCTGTGTcaaaaaaacagaaagttgAAAAGGAAAGCTCGAAGGATGGAAGTTTTTTCACCAAGGACAAGGTTGCTGGCAGGAAGCGAACAAACAAGTCACCTGCAAAGGTTTCTGCCAAGACTCAAG GTAAAGGCAAAAGTGCCAAGAAGCCTAAAGCAGAGCCTAGCAGAGAAGAGATTCATGATGTGGTGGTAGATATTCTAAAAGAAGTGGACTTCAACACT GCAACATTATCTGATATTCTTCGGCAACTTG GTACGCACTTTGATCTGGATTTGATGCACAGGAAAGCTGAGGTGAAGGATATTATTACTGATGTGATAAATAACATGTCCGATGAGGATGAGGAAGGGGAGGAAAGTGAGGAGAATGCTGATACAGGTGGTGAAGCTGGTAAAGATGGGGATGGGGATGATGATGATTAG
- the LOC18605153 gene encoding auxin-responsive protein SAUR40, translating into MDVVKMKWKKNVLFRAWERCWSLGTGGKKSSGTSCDALRKSKSWHSTTTRSSSLEEDEGKKRRQVAPEGCFSVYVGPQRQRFVVKTEFANHPLFKMLLEDAELEYGFSSEGPLLLPCDVDLFYKVLAEMDGGKEISPVCGFAYSPLILCSPSRRQSSSINKGYGSYKLLTPSRLLKLNSY; encoded by the coding sequence ATGGATGTTGTAAAGATGAAATGGAAGAAAAACGTGCTTTTCAGGGCCTGGGAAAGATGCTGGTCGCTTGGAACTGGCGGCAAGAAGTCATCAGGAACTTCTTGTGACGCATTGAGGAAGAGCAAGTCATGGCACAGCACAACAACAAGATCATCTTCCCTGGAAGAAGATGAAGGGAAAAAGAGGCGTCAGGTAGCTCCAGAAGGCTGTTTTTCTGTCTATGTTGGACCCCAAAGACAAAGATTCGTAGTCAAGACCGAGTTCGCCAACCATCCATTATTCAAGATGTTGCTAGAAGATGCCGAACTTGAATACGGGTTCAGCAGTGAAGGCCCCCTTCTGCTTCCCTGCGATGTTGATTTGTTCTATAAAGTTTTGGCAGAGATGGACGgtggaaaagaaataagtccTGTTTGTGGCTTTGCTTACAGCCCACTAATCCTTTGCAGCCCTTCTCGTCGCCAGAGTTCTAGTATCAATAAAGGCTATGGATCGTATAAACTTCTCACTCCATCTCGACTGCTTAAGTTGAATAGTTATTAA